A genomic segment from Sulfitobacter indolifex encodes:
- a CDS encoding ATP-binding protein has translation MNYNTMALSGLSMPFSEFDFRFDKITSLASRLLGVPVSLLTVIDDAGGRQLLKSAVGVPDELQQSRATPLSHSFCKHVRDSRSTLLLTDAREHPLHMHNPAIEDYGVVSYLGVPFHGERGKPIGALCCSDQRPREWSEQDVELLIRLASIADDQFYLASAVRDRARAKLFAEKAARTRASFLSHANHEVRTPLSAISGAARLLSAISADDKARNLVEVIERNTSRLLALTEDLVRITELDTATASIAAESFDLINVIEDVVARNLKAARSKGIALTFNNQANANTIFLFDVAILTNVMEQLVSNAIKFTADGEVQVTVEATSQEDFVILRVSDTGLGIGPNLQSRLFDEFEGHDPQTAREGGGTGLGMNIIKREVDLLGGTLSLSSELGEGTHFTICLPTARSLVTDEQIEEDEQSDPRHITCLECGEELNVLRRHISQKHDMTPEAYRSKWGLPDDFELSSPAYRAMRRAVRNQK, from the coding sequence ATGAACTATAACACGATGGCCCTGTCGGGGCTCAGCATGCCGTTTTCTGAATTTGATTTCCGGTTTGATAAAATCACCAGTTTGGCCTCGCGGCTCTTAGGTGTACCGGTTTCGCTTCTCACGGTCATTGACGATGCAGGTGGTCGACAACTGTTGAAATCAGCCGTTGGTGTCCCGGATGAGCTGCAGCAGAGCCGTGCGACGCCGTTGAGCCATTCCTTCTGCAAACATGTGCGAGACAGTCGTTCGACGTTGCTATTGACCGATGCTCGAGAGCATCCACTTCACATGCACAATCCTGCAATAGAGGATTACGGCGTCGTCAGCTATCTCGGCGTTCCGTTTCACGGCGAGCGCGGCAAACCGATTGGTGCGCTTTGCTGCTCAGATCAACGTCCACGAGAGTGGTCTGAGCAAGACGTGGAACTATTGATACGCCTGGCTTCAATTGCTGACGACCAGTTTTATCTGGCTTCAGCAGTAAGAGATCGAGCAAGGGCTAAACTTTTTGCAGAGAAAGCGGCTCGAACCCGAGCAAGTTTTCTGTCGCATGCGAACCATGAAGTCCGGACGCCTTTAAGCGCAATTTCTGGAGCCGCGCGTCTTCTTAGTGCTATCTCAGCAGACGATAAAGCTCGTAACTTAGTGGAGGTAATTGAGCGGAATACGTCTCGTTTGCTCGCGCTTACGGAGGATCTGGTTCGCATCACGGAGCTGGACACGGCTACCGCTTCCATTGCGGCAGAATCTTTTGATCTTATCAACGTGATCGAAGATGTCGTCGCCAGAAACCTCAAGGCGGCTCGTTCCAAGGGGATCGCCCTAACATTCAATAACCAAGCCAACGCCAATACAATCTTCTTGTTCGATGTCGCCATTCTCACAAACGTGATGGAACAGCTTGTATCAAATGCGATTAAATTCACAGCCGATGGCGAAGTCCAGGTGACAGTTGAAGCTACTTCGCAAGAAGACTTCGTCATTCTTCGCGTAAGCGATACTGGCCTCGGTATAGGACCCAATCTGCAAAGCAGGCTTTTTGATGAGTTTGAAGGCCATGACCCGCAAACTGCGCGCGAAGGTGGCGGGACTGGGCTCGGCATGAACATCATCAAGCGTGAAGTCGATTTGCTGGGGGGCACGTTATCCCTTTCGAGTGAACTTGGTGAAGGAACCCACTTTACAATTTGCCTCCCGACAGCTCGTAGCTTGGTGACCGATGAGCAGATAGAGGAGGATGAGCAGAGTGACCCCCGCCACATCACCTGCTTGGAATGCGGTGAAGAGCTGAATGTTCTGCGTCGCCATATTAGCCAAAAGCACGATATGACGCCGGAAGCTTATCGCTCCAAATGGGGCTTGCCGGACGATTTTGAACTCTCCAGTCCTGCTTACAGGGCAATGCGGCGCGCCGTTAGAAACCAAAAGTAA
- a CDS encoding coiled-coil domain-containing protein — protein MARPRAATDAEIIEAAEALAEAKGWRTVYAKTVHEHMGVGGSLSTFSKVVTAWRAEKAEAEKGEDQPAEEIVEHRASILDEGLSTVFDALKSMREAVTNEIDRAVADERRKSDRMREDEREMHGKQVAGLEEAIAALTAESEGLATEAQDEAHRAETAEDALAEMTQTAEQRQDQIDALHRNVAKMADVEAQLKDEIAAKDDAAKKDAAAIDKAEKREAEAVAAKTKAEAKVDELREELKTVNSELTAARSDLTLARSERAAAQEALSSAAIENEELKKSIGIERSRAHDAWKRVDQIASEIKELRSAKPAAPKSATAKGAAKT, from the coding sequence ATGGCACGGCCGAGAGCAGCAACAGACGCGGAAATCATCGAAGCGGCGGAAGCGCTCGCCGAGGCAAAGGGGTGGCGCACCGTCTATGCCAAAACCGTCCACGAACATATGGGCGTAGGTGGGTCGCTATCGACATTCTCGAAAGTAGTCACTGCTTGGCGCGCCGAAAAAGCAGAAGCGGAGAAGGGTGAAGATCAGCCGGCAGAAGAGATTGTCGAGCATCGAGCGTCAATTCTTGATGAAGGTCTGTCCACAGTCTTCGACGCTCTCAAATCCATGCGGGAAGCCGTCACCAATGAGATTGATCGCGCGGTAGCTGACGAGCGCCGTAAATCGGACAGGATGCGCGAAGACGAACGCGAGATGCATGGCAAACAGGTCGCGGGGCTCGAGGAGGCCATCGCGGCGCTCACTGCGGAAAGCGAAGGTCTGGCGACCGAAGCTCAGGACGAAGCGCACCGTGCCGAGACAGCCGAAGATGCGCTTGCGGAAATGACACAGACAGCAGAGCAGCGGCAGGATCAGATCGACGCGCTACATAGAAATGTTGCGAAAATGGCCGACGTCGAAGCCCAGCTCAAGGATGAGATTGCCGCCAAGGATGACGCGGCCAAAAAGGACGCTGCTGCAATCGACAAAGCAGAAAAGCGTGAAGCCGAAGCAGTGGCCGCGAAGACCAAAGCCGAAGCTAAAGTCGACGAGCTCCGCGAGGAGCTTAAAACGGTCAACTCAGAGCTTACCGCTGCACGCAGCGACCTCACTCTCGCGCGGTCAGAGCGTGCAGCCGCACAGGAGGCATTGTCATCTGCCGCCATCGAGAACGAGGAACTCAAGAAAAGCATCGGCATCGAAAGGAGCCGTGCCCACGACGCTTGGAAACGTGTTGATCAGATTGCGTCCGAGATCAAGGAGCTGCGCAGCGCGAAGCCTGCAGCACCGAAGTCAGCGACAGCAAAAGGGGCGGCGAAGACATGA